The following coding sequences are from one Aliarcobacter skirrowii CCUG 10374 window:
- a CDS encoding class II aldolase and adducin N-terminal domain-containing protein: MLNQDTIKLLSELSLSMFTKNFFGIYQGAISAKLDFDHFVINSKDAVFDNLDEKSFCTLNMNKVDYRWNIASLDSYTHSTIYTNIHEAKYIAFATPIYTTAYTLVHDNIVFEDYIGKMVFGELGIYNPGDLKTWSKRSALEITKEIKKTEHNLLVIKGIGVYIYDRNIHELVKKVAILENSCRLLSIKSSFK; the protein is encoded by the coding sequence ATGTTAAATCAAGATACTATAAAACTTCTATCAGAATTATCACTATCAATGTTTACAAAAAACTTTTTTGGGATATATCAAGGAGCAATATCTGCAAAATTAGATTTTGATCACTTTGTAATAAATTCGAAAGATGCAGTGTTTGATAACCTTGATGAAAAATCATTTTGTACTTTAAATATGAATAAAGTTGACTATAGGTGGAATATAGCAAGTCTTGATTCATATACTCACTCAACAATTTATACAAATATTCATGAAGCAAAATATATTGCATTTGCAACTCCTATTTATACAACTGCTTATACATTGGTTCATGATAATATTGTTTTTGAAGATTATATTGGGAAAATGGTTTTTGGAGAACTTGGGATATACAATCCTGGAGATTTAAAAACATGGAGCAAAAGAAGTGCACTTGAAATAACAAAAGAGATAAAAAAAACAGAACATAATCTTTTAGTTATAAAAGGGATTGGGGTTTATATTTATGATAGAAATATTCATGAACTTGTTAAAAAGGTAGCTATACTAGAGAATTCTTGCAGACTTTTGAGTATCAAAAGTAGCTTTAAGTAA